The genomic window AGCCCATGAGCACCACGGCGATCTTCCAGCAGAGTCGCACGGCGCGGACCGCCATTTCCTTCGACCCCGCTCCGAGATATTGCCCCGCGAGCGCCGCCCCGGCCGTACCGATCGCCCAGCCGGGCAGGAAGCTCATCGACTCCACGCGGATGGCCAGGATGTGCGCGCCGAGGTTCGCCTCGCCCGGGAGATTCGCGATGATGCTGATGCCGTAGGCGTGGATCGCCCACATGAAGCCGATCTCCAGCGACTGCGGCGCGCCGACCCGCAGGATGCGGGCGAGTGTCTCCCAGTGCGGGCGCAGCCCGGCGAGGCTCCAGGAAAGCAGGCCATTCCTCCGCATGAGGACCATCGAGACGACCAGGAGGCCGGCGACCCAGCCGGTGACAGTGCCCCACGCGATGCCCGCGACGCCGCGCCCCTGCTCGATCGCGAGGAACCAGCTCACGGCAATGTTCACCGCATTCACCACCAGCATGGCGATGAATGGCGTGCGCGTATCCCCCGCCCCACGCAGCGCGGCATTGATCGCAAACATCGCACCGCTCACCGGACCGGACCACGCCAGCACGCGAAGGAAGGCCTCCGCATGCACCGCCGCCTCCGGGGTGAGGCCCACGCCCTTGATCAGGGCGGGAATTCCAAAATGCAAAGCCAGCAGCGAGAGGAAGCCCGCGGCCAGGCCGAGCCACAGCCCCTGCCCCAGCCCGCGCCGGGCGAGATCCGGATCGCGCCCCCCGGTGGCGCGGGAG from Luteolibacter flavescens includes these protein-coding regions:
- a CDS encoding MATE family efflux transporter, with the translated sequence MSKPGASIEASERAVPEVRLAGKLGGMSLSKQVAVLAVWPLLENVLAFCVGFSDLLISGRIAEGPASVPILDAMGLGGYVAWFFNILQGAVATGVMALVSRATGGRDPDLARRGLGQGLWLGLAAGFLSLLALHFGIPALIKGVGLTPEAAVHAEAFLRVLAWSGPVSGAMFAINAALRGAGDTRTPFIAMLVVNAVNIAVSWFLAIEQGRGVAGIAWGTVTGWVAGLLVVSMVLMRRNGLLSWSLAGLRPHWETLARILRVGAPQSLEIGFMWAIHAYGISIIANLPGEANLGAHILAIRVESMSFLPGWAIGTAGAALAGQYLGAGSKEMAVRAVRLCWKIAVVLMGSIGVIFIFGRDGLIALMAPKSDLHQHLASPLVLICAAAQPFFATCIILKTSMRGAGATTTVMRWSFGSMIFYRIGMMWLLHRQPWFDLRAVWVIFSLDLVTQALVFSWVHFRGKWLDARV